One region of Drosophila teissieri strain GT53w chromosome 2L, Prin_Dtei_1.1, whole genome shotgun sequence genomic DNA includes:
- the LOC122624043 gene encoding probable cytochrome P450 6w1, translating to MLYELVLLLGTLTILFYIWQRRTLSFWKRHGVKYISPLPIVGCTRDFLTARVPFFEQIQKFHEAPGFENEPFVGVYMAHRPALVIRDLDLIKTVMIKKFQFFNNRALQTDPHNDALGYNNLFFARSPEWKQLRTKISPVFTTGKIKQMYPLMVKIGKNLEDSAERLGSGSEVQVKDLCARFTTDLIATIAFGVEANALQDTKSEFFYHNKAIFSMTLSRAIDFAIIFMLPSLASLARVKLFSKETTKFIRSSINFVLTERERTGEKRNDLVDILLAIKHEAAANPKKLSKEIDLDYLVAQAAIFQTAGFETSSSTMTLSLYELARNQALQDRLRQEIVDFFGDDDHISYERIQEMPYLSQVINETLRKYPIVGYVERECSQPAEGERFNLEPFHNMELPHGMSIYMSTLAIHRDPQYWPHPEKFDPERFSPDNRENLNMDAYMPFGVGPRNCIGLRLGLLQSKLGLVHLLRNHRFHACDQTIKKIEWAPASPVIASKQDIVLRLEKVSRNYVFGERLPTK from the exons ATGTTGTACGAGCTAGTGCTTCTTCTCGGTACATTAACCATACTCTTCTATATCTGGCAAAGGAGAACCTTATCCTTTTGGAAGCGACATGGAGTAAAATACATCAGTCCGCTGCCTATTGTCGGCTGCACCCGGGACTTTTTGACCGCAAGAGTGCCGTTTTTCGagcaaatccaaaaattccACGAAGCCCCTGGCTTCGAGAACGAACCTTTCGTTGGAGTATACATGGCTCATCGTCCGGCGCTTGTAATTCGCGATCTAGACCTAATTAAGACGGTGATGATCAAAAAGTTTCAATTCTTCAACAACCGCGCACTGCAAACTGACCCACACAACGACGCCCTTGGATATAACAACCTCTTCTTTGCACGAAGCCCAGAATGGAAACAGTTACGCACAAAAATCTCTCCAGTTTTTACGACCGGCAAGATCAAGCAAATGTACCCTCTAATGGTGAAG ATTGGAAAGAACCTAGAGGATAGCGCCGAACGCCTAGGCAGTGGTTCTGAAGTCCAAGTCAAGGATCTGTGCGCCCGATTCACCACTGACCTAATAGCGACTATAGCTTTTGGCGTCGAGGCTAACGCTCTGCAGGACACCAAGAGCGAGTTCTTCTACCACAATAAGGCTATATTTTCAATGACCTTAAGTAGGGCCATTGACTTTGCCATTATTTTTATGCTTCCTTCTCTGGCGTCACTGGCCCGTGTGAAACTCTTTTCTAAGGAAACCACCAAGTTCATTCGGTCCAGCATCAACTTCGTACTAACGGAGCGCGAACGGACAGGCGAAAAGCGAAACGACCTCGTCGACATTCTTCTTGCTATTAAGCACGAGGCTGCTGCTAACCCGAAAAAGTTGTCAAAGGAAATTGACTTGGACTACTTAGTTGCCCAGGCAGCTATTTTTCAAACCGCCGGATTTGAAACTAGTTCGTCGACAATGACGCTGTCGCTTTATGAGCTGGCCAGGAACCAGGCTCTGCAGGACCGTCTGCGGCAAGAGATCGTTGACTTTTTCGGTGACGATGACCATATAAGCTATGAGCGTATTCAGGAGATGCCCTACCTATCTCAGGTTATCAACGAGACACTCCGCAAGTATCCGATCGTGGGCTATGTAGAACGTGAGTGCTCTCAACCGGCGGAAGGTGAGCGATTCAACCTAGAACCATTTCACAACATGGAGCTGCCGCACGGGATGTCCATTTATATGTCCACTTTGGCCATTCATCGGGATCCCCAGTACTGGCCGCACCCAGAGAAGTTCGATCCGGAGCGCTTCAGTCCGGACAACCGCGAAAATCTTAACATGGACGCATACATGCCGTTTGGTGTTGGTCCGCGAAACTGCATTGGTTTGCGGTTGGGTCTGCTTCAGTCTAAGCTTGGACTTGTGCATCTTTTGCGCAACCACCGGTTCCACGCGTGTGATCAAACTATTAAAAAGATCGAGTGGGCTCCAGCTAGCCCGGTTATTGCCTCTAAGCAAGATATTGTCCTTCGATTGGAGAAGGTTTCCCGGAACTACGTTTTTGGAGAAAGATTACCTACGAAATAG